One window from the genome of Anopheles merus strain MAF chromosome 3R, AmerM5.1, whole genome shotgun sequence encodes:
- the LOC121597749 gene encoding myosin heavy chain, muscle isoform X24 yields MPKPPVQVGEDPDPTEFLFVSLEQKRIDQSKPYDSKKACWVPEEKEGYVLGEIKATKGELVTVALPGGETKDFKKDLVSQVNPPKYEKCEDMSNLTYLNDASVLHNLRQRYYAKLIYTYSGLFCVVINPYKRYPLYTNRCAKMYRGKRRNEVPPHLFAVSDGAYVNMLTNHENQSMLITGESGAGKTENTKKVIAYFATIGASGKKDENAEKKGSLEDQVVQTNPVLEAFGNAKTVRNDNSSRFGKFIRIHFTGSGKLAGADIETYLLEKARVISQQTLERSYHIFYQIMSGSVKGLKEKCLLSNNIHDYHIVAQGKTTIPSVDDGEEMQITDEAFNVLGFTQEEKDNIYRITSAVMHMGRMQFKQKGREEQAEADGTEDGDRVAKLLGVGTDDLYKNLLKPRIKVGNEFVTKGQNKDQVTNSVGALCKGIFDRLFKWLVKKCNETLDTKQKRAQFIGVLDIAGFEIFDFNGFEQLCINFTNEKLQQFFNHHMFVLEQEEYQREGIEWTFIDFGMDLQQCIELIEKPMGILSILEEESMFPKATDQTFAEKLMTNHLGKSAPFMKPRPPKPGIPAGHFAIGHYAGVVSYNISGWLEKNKDPLNDTVVDQFKKGSNALMVEIFADHPGQSADPAAAKGGRGKKGAGFATVSSSYKEQLNNLMTTLKSTQPHFVRCIIPNEMKTAGVVDAHLVMHQLTCNGVLEGIRICRKGFPNRMMYPDFKLRYKILCPQLIKEPCSPEKVTQIVLTHIQLPEEQFRMGKTKVFFRAGVLGQMEEFRDERLSKIMSWMQAWCRGYLSRKEFKKMQEQRVSLEIVQRNLRKYLKLRTWAWWKLWQKVKPLLNVSRVEDQIAKLEEKATKAQEAYEKEEKLRKELEALNSKLLAEKTALLDSLSGEKGALQEYQEKAAKLTAQKNDLENQLRDTQERLAQEEDARNQLFQTKKKLEQEIGSQKKDAEDLELQIQKIEQDKASKDHQIRNLNDEIAHQDELINKLNKEKKMQGEVNQKTAEELQAAEDKVNHLNKVKAKLEQTLDELEDSLEREKKLRGDVEKAKRKVEGDLKLTQEAVADLERNKKELEQTVLRKDKEISALSAKLEDEQSLVGKLQKQIKELQARIEELEEEVEAERQARAKAEKQRADLARELEELGERLEEAGGATSAQIELNKKREAELAKLRRDLEEANIQHEGTLANLRKKHNDAVAEMAEQVDQLNKLKTKAEKERTQYFAELNDARIGCDQLSNEKAAQEKIAKQLQHTLNEVQSKLDETNRTLNDFDASKKKLSIENSDLLRQLEDAESQVSQLSKIKISLTQQLEDTKRLADEEARERATLLGKFRNLEHDLDNLREQVEEEAEGKGDIQRQLSKANAEAQLWRSKYESEGVARAEELEEAKRKLQARLAEAEETIESLNQKCIALEKTKQRLATEVEDLQLEVDRASSIANAAEKKQKAFDKIIGEWKLKVDDLAAELDASQKECRNYSTELFRLKGAYEEGQEQLEAVRRENKNLADEVKDLLDQIGEGGRNIHEIEKSRKRLEAEKDELQAALEEAEAALEQEENKVLRAQLELSQVRQEIDRRIQEKEEEFENTRKNHQRALDSMQASLEAEAKGKAEALRMKKKLEADINELEIALDHANKANAEAQKNIKRYQQQLKDVQSALEEEQRARDDAREQLGISERRANALQNELEESRTLLEQADRGRRQAEQELSDAHEQLNEVSAQNASIAAAKRKLESELQTLHSDLDELLNEAKNSEEKAKKAMVDAARLADELRAEQDHAQTQEKLRKALEQQIKELQVRLDEAESNALKGGKKAIQKLEQRVRELESELDSEQRRHADAQKNLRKSERRIKELTFQSEEDRKNHERMQDLVDKLQQKIKTYKRQIEEAEEIAALNLAKFRKAQQELEEAEERADIAEQAATKFRTKGGRAGSVQRGASPAPQRQPSAMPALAGLNLPTFDDHGF; encoded by the exons ATGCCAAAGCCACCAGTTCAGGTCGGAGAGGATCCCGATCCAACTGAGTTCCTTTTCGTCTCGCTCGAGCAGAAGCGTATCGATCAGAGCAAGCCGTACGATTCCAAGAAGGCTTGCTGGGTTCCGGAAGAGAAGGAGGGCTATGTGTTGGGTGAAATCAAGGCCACCAAGGGTGAGCTGGTCACCGTTGCCCTGCCCGGTGGTGAG ACCAAGGACTTCAAGAAGGACTTGGTGTCCCAGGTCAACCCACCGAAATACGAGAAATGCGAGGATATGTCCAACTTGACATATCTTAACGATGCCTCTGTACTCCATAACTTGAGACAGAGATACTACGCTAAGCTTATCTAC ACCTACTCGGGCTTGTTCTGCGTTGTCATCAACCCGTACAAGCGTTACCCGCTGTATACCAACCGTTGCGCCAAGATGTACCGTGGCAAGCGCCGTAATGAAGTGCCGCCGCATCTGTTCGCCGTCTCTGACGGTGCCTACGTCAACATGTTGACGAACCACGAGAACCAGTCTATGCTGATTACCGGTGAATCTGGTGCCGGAAAGACTGAGAACACCAAGAAGGTCATTGCGTACTTCGCCACCATTGGCGCTTCGGGCAAGAAGGACGAGAACGCCGAGAAGAAGGGCTCGCTGGAAGATCAGGTCGTCCAGACTAACCCCGTACTTGAGGCCTTCGGTAACGCCAAGACCGTCCGTAACGATAACTCGTCTCGTTTC GGTAAGTTCATCCGTATCCACTTCACTGGAAGCGGTAAGCTGGCTGGTGCCGATATTGAGACTTACCTGCTGGAGAAAGCCCGTGTCATCTCGCAGCAGACTCTGGAGCGCTCGTACCACATCTTCTACCAGATTATGTCTGGATCCGTCAAGGGATTGAAAG AAAAATGTTTACTCTCCAACAACATCCATGACTACCATATCGTGGCCCAGGGCAAAACGACAATCCCGAGCGTAGACGATGGAGAAGAAATGCAGATCACCGAT GAAGCCTTCAACGTTCTGGGTTTCACTCAGGAGGAGAAGGACAACATCTACCGTATCACTTCCGCTGTCATGCACATGGGTCGTATGCAGTTCAAGCAGAAGGGTCGCGAAGAGCAGGCTGAGGCTGACGGTACCGAGGATGGTGACCGTGTTGCTAAGCTGCTCGGTGTCGGCACTGACGATCTGTACAAGAATCTGCTGAAGCCACGTATTAAGGTCGGTAACGAGTTCGTCACCAAGGGTCAGAACAAGGACCAGGTCACCAACTCGGTCGGTGCCCTTTGCAAGGGTATCTTCGATCGTCTCTTCAAGTGGCTGGTCAAGAAGTGTAACGAGACTCTGGACACCAAGCAGAAGCGCGCTCAGTTCATTGGTGTGCTGGATATTGCAGGTTTCGAAATCTTCGAC TTTAACGGATTTGAGCAGCTGTGTATTAACTTCACGAACGAGAAGCTGCAGCAGTTCTTCAACCACCACATGTTCGTGCTGGAACAGGAAGAGTATCAGCGCGAGGGTATCGAATGGACCTTCATCGATTTCGGCATGGATCTGCAGCAGTGTATTGAACTGATCGAGAAG CCCATGGGTATCCTGTCGATTCTTGAGGAAGAGTCTATGTTCCCGAAGGCCACTGATCAGACCTTCGCTGAGAAGCTGATGACGAACCATCTCGGCAAGTCGGCTCCGTTCATGAAGCCGCGCCCACCGAAGCCAGGCATCCCGGCCGGTCACTTCGCCATTGGTCACTACGCTGGTGTTGTGTCGTACAATATCAGTGGATGGCTTGAGAAGAACAAGGATCCGCTGAACGACACTGTCGTCGATCAGTTCAAGAAGGGTAGCAACGCCCTGATGGTTGAGATCTTCGCTGATCACCCAGGCCAGTCGGCTGATCCGGCCGCCGCCAAGGGAGGTCGAGGCAAGAAGGGTGCTGGTTTCGCCACTGTCTCGTCCTCGTACAAGGAACAGCTGAACAACCTGATGACGACGCTGAAGTCTACTCAGCCTCACTTCGTCCGTTGTATCATTCCCAACGAAATGAAGACGGCCGGTGTCGTTGATGCTCACTTGGTCATGCACCAGCTGACTTGTAACGGTGTACTTGAAGGTATCCGTATTTGCCGTAAGGGCTTCCCTAACCGCATGATGTACCCTGACTTCAAGCTGCG ATACAAAATTCTGTGCCCACAACTCATCAAAGAGCCTTGCTCGCCAGAGAAAGTGACTCAGATCGTACTCACCCACATACAACTGCCGGAAGAGCAGTTCCGCATGGGCAAGACCAAG GTGTTCTTCCGTGCCGGTGTCCTGGGTCAGATGGAGGAGTTCCGTGATGAGCGTCTCAGCAAGATCATGTCCTGGATGCAGGCTTGGTGCCGCGGTTACCTGTCGCGTAAGGAGTTCAAGAAGATGCAGGAGCAGCGCGTCTCCCTGGAGATCGTCCAGCGCAATCTGCGCAAGTACCTGAAGCTGCGTACCTGGGCCTGGTGGAAGCTGTGGCAGAAGGTCAAGCCTCTGCTTAACGTTTCCCGTGTTGAGGACCAGATTGCT AAACTAGAAGAGAAGGCCACGAAGGCTCAGGAGGCCTATGAGAAGGAAGAGAAGCTGCGCAAGGAACTGGAGGCTCTCAACAGCAAGCTGCTGGCTGAGAAGACCGCTCTCTTGGACTCGCTATCCGGTGAGAAGGGTGCCCTCCAGGAATACCAGGAGAAGGCCGCCAAGCTGACCGCCCAGAAGAACGACCTGGAGAACCAGCTGCGC GACACCCAGGAGCGCCTGGCCCAGGAAGAGGATGCCCGCAACCAGCTCTTCCAGACCAAGAAGAAGTTGGAGCAGGAAATCGGCAGCCAGAAGAAGGATGCTGAGGACCTGGAACTGCAGATCCAGAAGATTGAGCAGGACAAGGCCTCGAAGGATCACCAGATCCGCAACCTGAACGATGAGATCGCCCACCAGGATGAGCTCATCAACAAGCTGAACAAGGAGAAGAAGATGCAGGGTGAGGTCAACCAGAAGACCGCCGAAGAGCTGCAGGCCGCCGAAGACAAGGTGAACCACCTGAACAAGGTGAAGGCCAAGCTGGAGCAGACTCTCGATGAGCTGGAGGACTCGCTTGAGCGCGAGAAGAAGCTGCGCGGTGATGTCGAGAAGGCTAAGCGCAAGGTTGAGGGTGACCTCAAGCTGACCCAGGAGGCTGTTGCCGATCTGGAGCGCAACAAGAAGGAGCTGGAGCAGACCGTCCTGCGCAAGGATAAGGAGATCTCCGCCCTGTCTGCCAAGCTGGAAGACGAGCAGTCGCTGGTTGGCAAGCTGCAGAAGCAGATCAAGGAACTGCAGGCTCGCATTGAGGAGCTCGAGGAGGAAGTCGAGGCCGAGCGTCAGGCCCGCGCCAAGGCTGAGAAGCAGCGTGCTGATCTGGCCCGTGAGCTCGAGGAGCTGGGCGAGCGTTTGGAGGAGGCTGGTGGTGCCACCTCGGCCCAGATTGAGCTGAACAAGAAGCGTGAGGCTGAGCTGGCTAAGCTGCGCCGCGATCTGGAGGAAGCCAACATCCAGCATGAGGGCACTCTGGCTAACCTGCGCAAGAAGCACAACGATGCCGTCGCTGAGATGGCCGAGCAGGTCGATCAGCTGAACAAACTGAAGACCAA AGCTGAGAAAGAGCGTACTCAATACTTTGCTGAGTTGAACGATGCCCGCATCGGTTGCGATCAGCTTTCCAATGAAAAG GCCGCCCAGGAGAAGATCGCCAAGCAGCTGCAGCACACTCTGAACGAAGTACAAAGCAAGTTGGACGAAACCAACCGCACTCTGAACGATTTCGATGCCTCCAAGAAGAAGCTGTCGATCGAGAACTCCGATCTGCTGCGCCAGCTGGAGGACGCCGAGTCGCAGGTGTCGCAGCTGAGCAAGATCAAGATCTCGCTCACTCAGCAGCTCGAGGATACCAAGCGTCTTGCCGACGAGGAGGCTCGCGAGCGCGCCACCCTGCTGGGCAAGTTCCGCAACCTGGAGCACGACCTGGACAACCTGCGCGAGCAGGTTGAGGAGGAGGCTGAGGGCAAGGGAGACATCCAGCGCCAGCTCAGCAAGGCCAACGCTGAGGCTCAGCTGTGGCGCAGCAAGTACGAGTCGGAGGGCGTTGCCCGTGCCGAGGAGCTCGAGGAGGCCAAGCGTAAGCTGCAGGCCCGCCTTGCCGAGGCTGAGGAGACCATCGAGTCGCTGAACCAGAAGTGCATTGCACTGGAGAAGACCAAGCAGCGCCTGGCCACCGAGGTCGAGGATCTGCAGCTCGAGGTTGACCGTGCCTCGTCGATTGCCAACGCTGCtgagaagaagcagaaggcGTTCGACAAAATCATTGGAGAATGGAAGCTGAAGGTCGACGATCTGGCCGCCGAGCTGGATGCCTCGCAGAAGGAGTGCCGCAACTACTCGACCGAGCTGTTCCGTCTGAAGGGTGCCTACGAGGAGGGCCAGGAGCAGCTTGAAGCCGTCCGCCGTGAGAACAAGAACTTGGCCGATGAGGTCAAGGATCTGCTGGACCAGATCGGTGAGGGTGGCCGCAACATCCACGAGATTGAGAAGTCGCGTAAGCGCCTGGAGGCCGAGAAGGACGAGCTGCAGGCCGCCCTCGAGGAGGCTGAAGCCGCCCTGGAGCAGGAGGAGAACAAGGTTCTGCGTGCTCAACTTGAACTGTCTCAGGTCCGTCAAGAAATTGACCGCCGCATCCAGGAGAAGGAAGAAGAGTTCGAGAACACTCGCAAGAACCACCAGCGCGCCCTGGACTCGATGCAGGCTTCCCTGGAGGCCGAAGCCAAGGGTAAGGCCGAGGCTCTGCGTATGAAGAAGAAGCTGGAAGCCGACATCAACGAGCTGGAGATTGCTCTGGATCACGCCAACAAG GCTAACGCTGAGGCCCAGAAGAACATCAAGcgctaccagcagcagctgaaggACGTCCAGAGCGCCCTGGAGGAGGAACAGCGCGCCCGCGACGATGCCCGCGAGCAGCTGGGTATCTCGGAGCGCCGTGCCAACGCTCTCCAGAACGAACTGGAGGAGTCGCGCACCCTGTTGGAACAGGCCGACCGTGGCCGTCGCCAGGCCGAGCAGGAGCTCAGTGATGCTCACGAGCAGCTGAACGAAGTGTCCGCCCAGAACGCTTCGATCGCCGCCGCCAAGAGGAAGCTCGAGTCTGAGCTGCAGACCCTGCACTCCGACCTGGATGAGCTGCTGAACGAGGCCAAGAACTCCGAGGAGAAGGCCAAGAAGGCTATGGTTGATGCCGCTCGTCTGGCTGATGAGCTGCGCGCCGAGCAGGACCATGCCCAGACCCAGGAGAAGCTGCGCAAGGCGCTTGAGCAGCAGATCAAGGAGCTGCAGGTCCGCCTGGATGAGGCCGAATCGAACGCCCTGAAGGGAGGCAAGAAGGCCATTCAGAAGCTGGAGCAGCGCGTCCGCGAGCTCGAGTCGGAGCTGGACAGCGAACAGAGACGACATGCCGATGCCCAGAAGAACCTGCGCAAGTCGGAGCGTCGCATCAAGGAGCTGACCTTCCAGTCGGAGGAAGACCGCAAGAACCACGAGCGCATGCAGGATCTGGTTGACAAGCTGCAGCAGAAGATCAAGACTTACAAGAGGCAGATTGAGGAAGCCGAGGAGATCGCCGCCCTCAACTTGGCCAAGTTCCGCAAGGCCCAGCAGGAGCTGGAGGAAGCCGAGGAGCGTGCCGACATTGCCGAACAAGCTGCCACCAAATTCCGCACCAAGGGAGGACGTGCCGGTTCCGTACAGCGTGGTGCTAGCCCAGCA CCCCAGAGACAGCCGTCTGCCATGCCTGCTCTTGCAGGACTGAACCTTCCCACATTCGACGATCACGGTTTCTAA